Proteins from a single region of Anaerolineae bacterium:
- the mnmG gene encoding tRNA uridine-5-carboxymethylaminomethyl(34) synthesis enzyme MnmG, with product MLDTDMYDVIVVGAGHAGCEAALAAARMGARTLLLTMNLDLIAQMPCNPSVGGPGKGHLVREIDALGGEMGRHTDRTMIQIRLLNSSKGPAVQALRAQADKRLYSLYMKLTLEHTPNLELKQAIVEEVLVKGDRVAGVRTANGIEYAGRTVILTTGTFLAGRILSGKFSQPAGRAGEFPAIGLSACLRRLGFQMGRLQTNTPPRVDARTIDFSQTIIQPGSEVPLAFSTAYPPDQVPDVVPELSLPPNPVYPRPAGPAWRPQLPCYMVHTNAETHAVARANLHLSPISGGIIEAAGPRYCPSFEEKLIRFPDKPSHQFFLEPEGWLTNEVYVQGFFTGLPEEVQIAVLHTIPALREAKIMRAGYAIEYDYVPSFQLSHSLETRLVEGLFHAGQINGSSGYEEAAAQGIIAGINAARKVQGRPPLVLGRHQAYIGVLIDDLVTKELTEPYRIMTSRAEYRLLLRQDNADLRLSPLGYEAGLLPYERYARVKAKQEAIQRELERLGNTWLAPSEEVRRVLEEAGLSPTDEPIHLLTFLRRPEVDYGLILRLAPPPEPLPADVMEQVSIEAKYAGYIEKQRKQVERMRRLEDHRIPPDFDYAGVIGLRSEAREKLERFRPATVGQAARLAGVNPADISVLLVHLERGRRQSDKKAG from the coding sequence ATGTTGGATACGGATATGTATGACGTTATCGTTGTCGGTGCAGGACATGCCGGCTGTGAGGCGGCGCTGGCGGCGGCGCGGATGGGAGCGCGCACTCTGCTGTTGACCATGAACCTGGACCTCATCGCCCAGATGCCCTGCAACCCCTCGGTGGGTGGGCCGGGCAAGGGCCATTTGGTGCGGGAGATCGACGCGCTGGGCGGCGAAATGGGCCGGCATACCGACCGCACCATGATTCAGATACGCCTGCTCAATTCCTCCAAGGGGCCGGCGGTGCAGGCACTGCGCGCCCAGGCCGACAAGCGCCTCTATTCCTTGTACATGAAGCTCACGCTGGAGCACACCCCCAACCTGGAGCTGAAGCAGGCCATCGTGGAGGAGGTGCTCGTCAAGGGGGATCGGGTGGCCGGCGTGCGGACCGCCAACGGCATCGAATATGCCGGCAGGACGGTCATCCTGACCACAGGCACCTTCCTGGCTGGCCGCATCCTGAGCGGAAAGTTCAGCCAGCCGGCCGGCCGCGCCGGCGAGTTCCCGGCGATCGGCTTGTCCGCCTGCCTGCGCCGGCTGGGCTTTCAGATGGGGCGGCTCCAGACCAATACCCCACCGCGGGTAGATGCCCGCACCATTGACTTCTCCCAGACGATCATCCAGCCCGGCAGTGAGGTCCCGTTGGCGTTCAGCACGGCATATCCGCCCGACCAGGTTCCGGACGTGGTGCCGGAGCTCTCCCTGCCCCCGAACCCGGTGTATCCCCGGCCGGCCGGGCCGGCGTGGCGGCCGCAGTTGCCCTGCTACATGGTGCATACCAACGCCGAGACGCACGCCGTGGCGCGGGCGAACCTGCATCTGTCGCCGATTTCCGGCGGCATCATCGAGGCGGCCGGCCCGCGCTACTGCCCCTCGTTCGAGGAAAAGCTCATCCGCTTCCCCGACAAGCCGTCGCATCAGTTCTTCCTGGAGCCGGAAGGGTGGTTGACCAACGAGGTCTACGTGCAGGGATTTTTCACCGGCCTGCCGGAAGAGGTGCAGATAGCCGTGCTCCATACCATTCCGGCCCTGCGGGAAGCCAAGATCATGCGCGCCGGCTATGCCATCGAGTACGACTATGTGCCGAGCTTCCAGCTCTCCCATTCGCTGGAGACGCGGCTGGTGGAGGGGTTGTTCCACGCCGGCCAGATCAACGGCTCTTCGGGATACGAGGAGGCCGCCGCGCAGGGTATCATCGCCGGCATCAACGCCGCCCGCAAGGTGCAGGGCCGGCCGCCCCTGGTGTTGGGCCGGCATCAGGCCTATATCGGCGTGCTGATTGACGACCTGGTGACCAAGGAGCTGACGGAACCGTACCGCATCATGACCTCGCGCGCCGAGTACCGCCTGCTCCTGCGCCAGGACAATGCGGATCTGCGGCTGTCCCCGCTGGGCTATGAGGCCGGCCTGCTTCCCTATGAGCGCTATGCCAGGGTGAAGGCCAAGCAGGAAGCAATTCAGCGGGAGCTGGAGCGCCTGGGGAACACCTGGTTGGCACCTTCGGAGGAGGTGCGGCGGGTGCTGGAGGAGGCCGGCCTTTCCCCCACCGACGAGCCGATCCACCTGCTGACCTTTTTGCGCCGGCCGGAGGTGGATTATGGCCTGATCCTGCGGCTGGCGCCGCCGCCCGAGCCGCTCCCTGCGGACGTTATGGAGCAGGTGAGCATTGAAGCGAAGTATGCCGGCTACATCGAGAAACAGCGGAAGCAGGTGGAGCGCATGCGCCGGCTGGAGGATCACCGCATCCCGCCCGATTTCGATTACGCCGGCGTGATTGGCCTGCGCAGTGAGGCGCGCGAGAAGCTGGAGCGCTTCCGGCCGGCCACAGTGGGGCAGGCGGCGCGGTTGGCCGGCGTGAATCCGGCGGATATCTCCGTACTGCTTGTACATCTGGAACGGGGGCGCCGGCAAAGTGACAAAAAAGCCGGCTGA
- a CDS encoding zinc ribbon domain-containing protein, giving the protein MNTIMVVLEVILALTGGFLAALWISLVIWTFRDIRSRTRDIFAQLLATLLVLVLNIPGLLLYLILRPPERLTEAYERALEEEALLQDIEERAVCPACKRQVEKDFILCPACHTPLKKRCPECGRVLQLRWTICPYCGAPQDGAGTGAEQAAPAEEYLHPQAPFDEEEMETAAWPASGSSSSLTSSED; this is encoded by the coding sequence ATGAATACCATTATGGTGGTCCTGGAGGTGATCCTGGCGCTGACGGGTGGGTTCCTGGCCGCGCTCTGGATCAGCCTGGTCATATGGACCTTCCGGGACATCCGCTCGCGCACCCGCGACATCTTCGCCCAACTGCTGGCCACTCTGCTGGTCCTTGTCCTCAACATCCCCGGCCTTCTGCTGTACCTGATCCTTCGCCCGCCGGAGCGCCTGACCGAGGCATATGAGCGCGCGCTGGAGGAAGAGGCACTGCTTCAGGATATCGAGGAGCGGGCCGTGTGCCCCGCTTGCAAGCGGCAGGTGGAGAAAGATTTTATCCTCTGCCCGGCCTGCCATACCCCGTTGAAGAAGCGCTGTCCTGAATGCGGTCGCGTCCTGCAGTTGCGCTGGACGATTTGCCCGTACTGCGGCGCACCGCAGGATGGTGCCGGCACCGGGGCCGAACAGGCGGCGCCGGCGGAGGAATATCTGCATCCGCAGGCTCCCTTCGACGAAGAGGAGATGGAAACGGCCGCCTGGCCGGCGTCCGGCAGTTCCTCCTCGCTCACTTCTTCCGAGGACTGA
- a CDS encoding L,D-transpeptidase family protein, with the protein MPSTVLDWMRRPARRRDFTQVPEDWLAVLRRAQEGDSSPARQMLAEYLSRHPDAVLGWFWLACVSDNPWEVLSALRKVEELGGGDVPAVRQGMTWAQERIARGERAVPMQAPFVPALRAPRANGRRYRPVVPVSSSPLRWPLVVGLIAIALVVALGFGWVLAGNGVLSAETPVSLPDAPSAGKEVSIPRWLSAGAGASRPAEKALSLAEEHARRAEGLLQRGDFRQALSELDAAIALRPYDMQFQEAHALAAQYWTGLQRYHAGDWPGAVQALETLWHTASGYREVGRFLGQAYFEWGMAEQHAGRLDEAERLYQRAMQLLPESVDVEDKLLEIHHIRNPIPTGWDKKIVVDIASQRFYAYEGKRLVYEFVCSTGGAGSPTVPGEYQVLDKIPVAYSSAWHLEMPYWLGIYWSGTLENGIHALPILSNGQVLWEGYLGRPVSFGCIILSTEAAKTIYDWAEIGTPVIIR; encoded by the coding sequence ATGCCCTCCACAGTACTGGACTGGATGCGCCGGCCAGCACGCCGGCGCGATTTCACACAGGTTCCGGAAGACTGGCTTGCGGTCCTGCGTCGGGCGCAGGAGGGGGACTCATCGCCGGCGCGGCAGATGCTGGCGGAATATCTCAGCCGGCATCCTGACGCAGTGCTGGGCTGGTTCTGGCTGGCATGTGTGAGCGACAATCCCTGGGAGGTGCTCAGCGCTCTGCGCAAGGTGGAGGAGCTGGGCGGTGGCGATGTGCCGGCGGTGCGCCAGGGCATGACCTGGGCGCAGGAACGCATTGCCCGCGGAGAGCGCGCCGTGCCGATGCAAGCTCCTTTTGTGCCGGCGCTTCGTGCTCCGCGCGCCAACGGCCGGCGCTATCGCCCCGTCGTCCCTGTGTCTTCCTCCCCCCTGCGCTGGCCCCTGGTCGTTGGCCTGATAGCCATCGCACTGGTGGTGGCGTTGGGGTTTGGCTGGGTGCTGGCGGGGAACGGCGTGCTCTCGGCGGAGACGCCGGTTTCTCTCCCTGATGCGCCATCCGCCGGGAAAGAGGTTTCGATCCCGCGGTGGCTGTCGGCCGGCGCCGGCGCAAGCAGGCCGGCGGAGAAGGCGCTTTCGCTGGCGGAGGAACACGCGCGTCGCGCGGAGGGGCTGCTTCAGCGCGGGGACTTTCGCCAGGCGCTCTCGGAGCTTGATGCGGCGATCGCCCTGCGCCCGTATGATATGCAGTTCCAGGAGGCCCATGCGCTGGCGGCGCAGTACTGGACCGGCCTGCAGAGGTACCATGCCGGCGACTGGCCGGGGGCGGTGCAGGCCTTGGAGACGCTGTGGCACACTGCCAGCGGCTACCGGGAGGTGGGGCGCTTCCTGGGTCAGGCGTATTTCGAATGGGGCATGGCGGAACAGCATGCCGGCCGGCTGGATGAGGCGGAACGCCTGTACCAGCGCGCCATGCAGTTACTGCCCGAGTCGGTGGATGTCGAGGACAAACTGTTGGAAATCCACCACATTCGGAATCCCATCCCTACCGGCTGGGATAAGAAAATCGTGGTGGATATTGCCAGCCAGCGCTTTTACGCCTATGAGGGCAAGCGTCTCGTGTATGAGTTCGTCTGTTCCACTGGCGGCGCCGGCAGTCCGACCGTGCCGGGCGAGTATCAGGTGTTGGACAAGATTCCGGTGGCCTATTCCTCGGCCTGGCATCTGGAGATGCCGTACTGGTTGGGGATATATTGGTCGGGCACCCTGGAGAACGGGATCCATGCCCTGCCCATCTTGTCCAACGGTCAGGTGCTGTGGGAGGGATACCTGGGCCGTCCCGTTTCGTTCGGGTGCATTATCCTGAGCACGGAAGCGGCCAAGACGATCTATGATTGGGCGGAAATCGGCACGCCGGTGATCATTCGCTGA
- the phoU gene encoding phosphate signaling complex protein PhoU — protein MPRETFASELHDLEMQLAGMAGAVDQAIANALRALVDRDRALAEQVIAQDLEINQREREIIERCLVLIATQQPMAGDLRVILSVYSIASELERMGDHAEGVANISLRLMEEPLLKPLIDIPRMAETAREMLKEQMQAFLQRDVERARRASSLDDLVDNLYDQVYRELLVYMMQDPGTIRRATLLLWVAHNLERIADRTTNIGERVLFLVTGRVEELNPTPKKHER, from the coding sequence ATGCCGAGGGAAACCTTTGCCTCCGAACTGCATGATCTGGAGATGCAGTTGGCCGGCATGGCGGGTGCCGTGGACCAGGCCATCGCCAACGCCCTGCGGGCACTGGTGGATCGCGATCGCGCCCTGGCCGAGCAGGTCATCGCCCAGGACCTGGAGATCAACCAGCGCGAGCGCGAGATTATCGAGCGCTGTCTGGTGCTGATCGCCACGCAACAGCCCATGGCCGGCGACCTGCGCGTCATCCTCTCCGTCTACAGCATCGCCTCGGAGCTGGAGCGCATGGGGGACCATGCCGAGGGTGTCGCCAACATCTCCCTGCGCTTGATGGAAGAACCGCTCTTAAAGCCCCTCATTGATATCCCGCGCATGGCGGAAACCGCCCGAGAGATGCTGAAGGAACAGATGCAGGCATTCCTCCAGCGGGATGTGGAACGTGCCCGGCGCGCCTCGAGCCTGGATGACCTGGTGGACAACCTGTACGACCAGGTGTATCGGGAACTGCTCGTGTACATGATGCAGGACCCGGGCACCATCCGCCGCGCCACGCTCCTGCTGTGGGTGGCGCATAATCTGGAACGCATTGCCGACCGCACCACCAACATCGGAGAGCGGGTGCTGTTTCTGGTGACGGGGCGGGTCGAGGAATTGAATCCGACCCCGAAGAAGCATGAGCGGTGA
- the selB gene encoding selenocysteine-specific translation elongation factor, with protein MGVLGTAGHVDHGKSSLVLALTGIDPDRLREEKEREMTIDLGFAWLDLPDGQRVGIVDVPGHKDFIKNMLAGVGGIDAALLVIAADEGPMPQTREHLDILDLLQVKAGIVALTKIDLVDDPEWLELVEAEITELLEGTSLEGAPIIRVSSRTGEGLDRLKEEIGRLMKSVGAREGKGRGRLPVDRAFTIAGFGTVVTGTLLDGPFRIGDEVEIQPRGLRARIRGLQSHKQKLEVAQPGSRVAVNLSGVDLEAVTRGDVVAIPGTLRPTTMIDASLRYLADAPVPLRHNTLVDFFSGAAEVQAVVRLLDKEQVNPGEACWVQLRLMEPVAVLKGDRFIIRLPSPSVTIGGGVIVDPHPRRRHRRFRPEVIRHLETLAFGTPAELLLQSLRTLEPCTVAELKAKSQIADDVFAQALQECLEQRDVVLLAAGGESAGTPRAEPSAVIMSFAGWQNLRDQIAQLLSDYHRSFPLRRGIPKEELKSRLRLNSKTFNAVLQYAGAQGVIAESDGMVSLPAHRVQFSPEQQAKVDEVLAAFRAQPYTPPSIPELERQLGTELLNACFEQNILVKLNEEVAFLPETFEHMRQAVVEFIQRNGSITVAQARDLFNTSRRYALALMGYLDMIGLTRRVGDERVLR; from the coding sequence GTGGGCGTTTTGGGTACAGCCGGCCATGTGGATCACGGGAAATCGAGCCTGGTCCTCGCGCTGACGGGGATTGACCCGGACCGCCTGCGCGAGGAAAAAGAGCGCGAGATGACCATTGACCTGGGGTTCGCCTGGCTCGACCTGCCGGATGGCCAGCGGGTGGGCATCGTGGATGTGCCCGGCCATAAGGACTTCATCAAGAACATGCTGGCCGGCGTCGGCGGCATTGACGCCGCCCTGCTGGTCATCGCCGCCGACGAGGGCCCCATGCCGCAGACGCGCGAGCACCTGGATATATTGGACCTGCTTCAGGTGAAGGCCGGCATCGTCGCCCTGACGAAAATTGACCTGGTGGATGATCCGGAGTGGCTGGAGCTGGTGGAAGCGGAGATCACCGAACTGCTTGAGGGCACCAGCCTGGAAGGGGCCCCTATCATCCGGGTTTCCAGCCGCACGGGCGAGGGCCTGGACAGGCTCAAGGAAGAGATCGGCCGGCTGATGAAGAGCGTCGGGGCGCGGGAGGGCAAGGGCCGCGGCCGCCTGCCGGTGGACCGCGCTTTCACCATCGCCGGCTTCGGCACGGTGGTTACCGGCACGCTCCTCGACGGCCCCTTCCGCATCGGGGACGAGGTGGAGATCCAGCCCCGGGGCCTGCGGGCGCGCATCCGCGGCCTGCAGAGCCATAAGCAGAAGCTGGAGGTCGCACAGCCAGGGAGCCGCGTGGCGGTGAACCTCAGCGGCGTGGACCTGGAAGCGGTGACGCGCGGCGACGTGGTGGCCATCCCGGGCACCCTTCGCCCGACGACGATGATAGACGCCTCCCTGCGCTATCTGGCGGACGCGCCGGTCCCCCTGCGGCATAATACGCTGGTGGACTTCTTCTCCGGCGCGGCAGAGGTGCAGGCGGTCGTGCGACTGCTGGACAAGGAGCAGGTTAATCCCGGTGAAGCCTGCTGGGTGCAGTTGCGCCTCATGGAGCCGGTGGCCGTGCTGAAGGGTGATCGCTTCATCATTCGCCTGCCGTCCCCCAGCGTGACCATCGGCGGGGGTGTGATCGTGGATCCGCATCCGCGCCGCCGGCACCGCCGCTTCCGCCCCGAAGTGATCCGCCATCTCGAGACGCTGGCCTTCGGCACGCCGGCGGAACTGCTCCTCCAGTCCCTGCGCACTCTCGAACCCTGCACGGTGGCGGAGCTGAAAGCGAAAAGCCAGATAGCGGATGATGTGTTCGCCCAGGCCCTGCAGGAGTGCCTGGAACAGAGGGATGTCGTCCTGCTGGCCGCTGGAGGGGAGAGCGCCGGCACGCCGCGTGCGGAGCCATCCGCGGTGATCATGTCCTTCGCCGGCTGGCAGAACCTGCGCGACCAAATCGCCCAGCTCCTGAGCGATTACCACCGCTCTTTCCCGCTCCGCCGGGGTATCCCCAAAGAGGAGCTGAAGAGCCGCCTGCGCCTGAACAGCAAGACCTTCAATGCCGTCCTGCAGTACGCCGGCGCCCAGGGGGTGATCGCTGAGTCGGATGGCATGGTCTCTCTGCCGGCGCACCGCGTGCAGTTTTCTCCGGAACAGCAGGCCAAGGTTGATGAAGTGCTGGCCGCCTTCCGCGCCCAGCCTTATACGCCGCCTTCTATCCCTGAGCTGGAGCGCCAGCTTGGAACCGAACTGCTCAATGCCTGCTTCGAGCAGAACATCCTGGTCAAACTGAATGAGGAAGTGGCGTTCCTGCCCGAGACCTTCGAGCATATGCGGCAGGCGGTGGTGGAATTTATCCAGCGCAATGGGTCCATCACGGTGGCACAGGCGCGGGATCTGTTCAATACTTCGCGCCGCTATGCCCTGGCGCTGATGGGCTACCTGGACATGATAGGGCTGACGCGGCGTGTGGGGGATGAGCGGGTCCTGCGTTGA
- a CDS encoding glycosyltransferase family 4 protein, translating to MSGSCVEPAGVGEVRSLVIGVNGWFWGQETVGSGQYLHQLLVHLASLYPRDRYILFVPAGAPAVSRPLPAANVEYAELRTPFGARGDLAKLWFEQVSVPAACRTWKVDLLHVPYWATPAWTPAPVVTTIHDVIPLILPEYAASPAARAYTRLVSLTARRSRLVLADSQATARDVCQYLRLPAGRVRTVYLGVAPGLVPIEDERVLEGVRERYRLPERYILYLGGFDRRKNVPMLMQAYARAVRRRPELPALVVGGRPPEKGTPLFPDPRQAAAEAGVQERVHFIGWVREEDKPALYSMACCSLFPSLYEGFGLPVLEAMACGTPVIAARGSSLEEVVGPAGILLDPAEPDAWAEAMCRLCMEPALAQELGARARERAGELSWERTAQETRRAFADADREWTSG from the coding sequence ATGAGCGGGTCCTGCGTTGAACCGGCGGGAGTGGGGGAGGTGCGCTCGCTGGTCATCGGCGTGAACGGCTGGTTCTGGGGCCAGGAAACGGTCGGAAGCGGCCAGTATCTGCATCAACTGCTCGTTCATCTCGCATCGCTGTATCCCAGGGACCGCTACATCCTTTTCGTCCCCGCCGGCGCGCCGGCCGTATCCCGGCCACTGCCGGCGGCCAATGTGGAATACGCCGAACTGCGCACACCCTTTGGCGCGCGGGGAGACCTGGCCAAGCTCTGGTTCGAGCAGGTGAGCGTGCCGGCGGCATGCCGCACGTGGAAGGTCGACCTCCTACATGTGCCGTACTGGGCGACGCCGGCGTGGACGCCGGCGCCGGTGGTTACCACCATTCACGACGTCATCCCACTAATACTGCCGGAGTATGCCGCTTCGCCGGCGGCGCGCGCCTACACCCGCCTGGTCAGCCTCACGGCACGCCGCTCCCGGCTGGTGCTGGCCGATTCCCAGGCTACCGCCCGAGACGTGTGCCAGTACCTCCGGCTCCCCGCGGGGCGCGTGCGCACGGTCTACCTGGGGGTGGCCCCTGGCCTCGTCCCGATCGAGGACGAACGGGTGCTGGAAGGGGTGCGGGAACGCTATCGCCTGCCCGAACGTTATATATTGTACCTGGGTGGGTTCGACCGGCGCAAGAACGTGCCCATGCTGATGCAGGCCTATGCCAGGGCGGTGCGCCGGCGTCCGGAACTGCCGGCGTTGGTGGTGGGCGGCCGCCCGCCGGAGAAAGGGACGCCCCTGTTCCCCGACCCACGCCAGGCGGCCGCCGAGGCCGGCGTGCAAGAGCGCGTGCACTTCATCGGTTGGGTGCGGGAAGAGGACAAGCCGGCGCTGTACTCTATGGCTTGCTGTTCCCTCTTCCCCTCGCTGTATGAGGGATTCGGCTTGCCGGTGCTGGAAGCCATGGCCTGTGGCACACCGGTGATTGCCGCACGGGGGTCCTCGCTGGAGGAGGTTGTGGGGCCGGCCGGCATCCTGCTGGACCCGGCGGAGCCGGACGCATGGGCGGAAGCGATGTGCCGGCTGTGTATGGAGCCGGCGCTGGCCCAGGAGTTGGGCGCGCGGGCGCGGGAGCGGGCCGGCGAGCTTTCCTGGGAGCGCACCGCGCAGGAAACCCGGCGAGCCTTTGCGGATGCGGATCGGGAATGGACGTCCGGTTGA
- a CDS encoding carbohydrate kinase family protein has product MTERSGVLVIGASAIDTKGTAEQRVTLGMMNAGRIRVHVGGVARNIAENLARLGVPTTLLSVVGEDEAGAEILAYTADSGVDVRHVLRVPGADTATFVSLHDADGTRILAMYDMNIMTHLTARYVYERRRLFQQAAMVVIDANLPERTLQTVFSLAKRFDVPVCADPTSTFLAGKLHPYLPSLYMITPDVDEARVLTRSDITLGLGPIELAKRLVAAGVEIAIVTMGEKGVCYATQQVSGHIPAIATEVKDLTGAGDAMTAAVVFGLLEGMDIDEAVRLGVSASSLTIRCRETVCPDLSLQQLYDNLVI; this is encoded by the coding sequence ATGACAGAGCGGAGCGGCGTGCTGGTGATTGGGGCGTCGGCGATTGATACCAAGGGTACGGCGGAACAGCGCGTGACCCTGGGCATGATGAACGCCGGCCGCATCCGGGTGCATGTGGGGGGCGTGGCGCGCAACATCGCCGAGAACCTGGCGCGGCTGGGCGTTCCCACCACCTTGCTCTCGGTGGTCGGCGAGGACGAGGCCGGCGCGGAAATCCTGGCCTATACCGCTGACAGCGGGGTGGATGTGCGCCATGTCCTGCGCGTGCCCGGCGCGGACACCGCCACCTTCGTCTCCCTGCACGATGCCGACGGCACGCGCATCCTGGCCATGTATGACATGAACATCATGACGCACTTGACCGCACGTTATGTGTATGAGCGCCGGCGTCTGTTCCAGCAGGCCGCGATGGTGGTCATTGACGCCAACCTCCCCGAGCGCACCCTGCAGACCGTCTTCTCGCTGGCCAAACGCTTTGACGTGCCCGTATGCGCGGATCCGACCTCCACCTTTCTGGCCGGCAAACTACATCCCTACCTGCCGTCCCTGTACATGATCACGCCCGACGTGGACGAAGCGCGCGTCCTGACGCGCTCCGATATCACCCTGGGGCTGGGGCCGATTGAGCTGGCCAAGCGGCTGGTGGCCGCCGGCGTGGAGATCGCCATCGTCACCATGGGGGAAAAGGGCGTCTGCTACGCCACCCAGCAGGTGAGCGGACATATCCCCGCCATCGCCACCGAGGTTAAGGATTTGACAGGGGCCGGCGATGCCATGACCGCGGCGGTGGTCTTCGGACTGCTGGAAGGCATGGACATTGACGAGGCGGTGCGGCTGGGGGTGTCCGCCAGCTCCCTCACCATCCGCTGTCGCGAGACCGTCTGCCCTGACCTCAGCCTCCAGCAGTTGTACGACAATCTTGTGATATGA
- a CDS encoding pseudouridine-5'-phosphate glycosidase, producing MNVPPWMEIRGPVREALAAGSPVVALESTVIAHGLPHPHNIELALDMERILTSYGVTPATIGVLGGRACIGLTPAEIEYLATASGIRKLSRRDMAIAIAQGLDGATTVAGTLLLAHLAGMRVFCTGGIGGVHRSPAFDVSGDLPALAETPMIAVCAGAKAILDLPATREWLETHAVPVLGYNTDEFPAFFTPRSGLMVDAAVRSPAEVARIALRHWETGMRSAVLVAVPPPAEEALAPEVAEAAISQALTEAEERGVRGWELTPFVLDRLVEITAGASLRANLALLRNNAHVAAQIAKQISRGGI from the coding sequence ATGAACGTTCCCCCCTGGATGGAGATTCGCGGCCCCGTGCGTGAGGCGCTGGCCGCCGGCTCTCCCGTCGTGGCGCTGGAGTCCACGGTCATTGCCCACGGCCTTCCGCATCCCCATAACATCGAGCTGGCACTGGATATGGAGCGCATTCTCACGAGTTACGGCGTGACGCCGGCCACGATAGGGGTGCTGGGTGGGCGTGCCTGTATCGGGCTGACGCCGGCGGAGATCGAGTATCTCGCCACGGCATCAGGTATCCGCAAGCTCAGCCGGCGCGATATGGCCATTGCCATCGCCCAGGGGCTGGACGGCGCGACAACAGTCGCCGGCACACTGCTGTTAGCCCATCTGGCCGGCATGCGCGTGTTCTGCACGGGCGGCATTGGCGGGGTGCACCGCTCTCCCGCGTTCGATGTGTCGGGGGACCTGCCGGCGCTGGCGGAAACGCCCATGATCGCGGTGTGCGCCGGCGCCAAAGCCATCCTGGATCTGCCGGCGACCCGCGAATGGCTGGAGACGCACGCTGTGCCGGTGCTGGGGTACAACACAGATGAGTTTCCAGCCTTCTTCACCCCGCGCAGTGGGCTGATGGTGGATGCGGCGGTGCGCTCGCCGGCAGAGGTGGCGCGCATCGCTCTGCGGCATTGGGAGACGGGCATGCGAAGCGCCGTGCTGGTGGCCGTGCCGCCGCCGGCGGAGGAGGCGCTGGCGCCGGAGGTCGCCGAAGCGGCTATCTCCCAGGCCCTTACGGAAGCGGAGGAGCGGGGGGTACGCGGCTGGGAGCTGACACCGTTCGTGCTGGATCGGCTGGTGGAGATCACTGCCGGCGCCAGCCTGCGCGCCAACCTGGCCCTGCTCCGCAACAACGCGCATGTCGCGGCGCAGATCGCAAAACAAATCAGCAGGGGCGGGATATAA